The region CTCAGAAGGACCACTAGGCAGTCTGCGAAAATATTTCAACCCGGTGTGAACGTAttctggaagtggttgttcaccttgcacgacgggtttatacactacctcctcatcactagagtcagcaccagaatcatcacttaaaatCTCATCAGACGAGGATGACGACAATTCTGGATCATCAAGGTCTCTTCGTACAACATGAACATCATCATGCTCTTCTACATTCTCTTGAGTATTCAATCCAACATCAGCAGCATCTGCAACATCTGTTTGCTCATTCATACCGCAATCCATGCTCAAAGGTTCAAACCTCGTAGATGATCCAACACCATGATCAACAATTGGTGGGATGAAGGCATTTCCAACAtacgaatactcaacaaataattcaatatgccgagtagaatttagagccGCATTGAACATATAAAACACACTTTGATCACTGTCAACCGCAGTACATACATAACTCGTACCGGTACCCAAGAAACAATGCCTCCAAGATATTTCGatgaagtgttggtttgaatctattcttatcttaacacatatcattgcaactaattcagataatgagacacatgaatccaatacgatggaagctctcgcacgaggaggatcataacaaatacccacttgaggaagttgatatattctaccaccccaatataaactcacgtatacttgcatgatttctgcaaaaatatatatacaaaccaacaacaattaaagacaatttttttcattaaaccctaatatagtaagtatacaaaagatttatcaaaaccctaataatatgcaaataaacaacaaatacgaGAACAATGTTGAAAaattgaaggaaacttaccggAAATATGAAGGGAATCGCTAAGAAATCGCCAAGGAAATCGCACGGGttgtcttcctctctttctctcgcgtATTCTGCCTATTCTGCCGTGGGAACTGATTTAAGCAAGTTAGaaacgcatgaggctcatgcgtctctacctaagacgcatgacgttcatgcgtcgtctattatattttaaaaaacaacagacgcatgagggagatgtgTCTATATCtaagacgcatgtccctcatgcgtcgttaaaaaaaacgaaaaaaaatagagacgcatgaccctcatgcgtctctatgaaagacgcatgacgatcatgcgtctcattaaaaagagacgcatgagggtcatgcgtctcccccaaatccggaacaaaaaaaacgctagaacaaacgaggaatctaagttctatattagaacaaaaatagaaaaaacccctCTCTCCAGATACACAGAGGAGTATATATATAGCATCTGCTTTATTTTGCCTGTTTATATTTCGAAGTATAAAAGGTTAAGTTAGTTGAATTTAGTTACCTACGCAGTAAGAATGTTTACTATTTCATTCTAGTGCaatgagaatttgattttaCTATTCCAAACAGGCGccgtagaaaataaaataaaataaaataaaataaaataaaataaaataaaataaatttaatgttTAGGAGTAATTGTCACATAGCGAATATTTCAACATATACAGTACTACGTATATTAACTTCCGGGCAAATCGCTTGAAAAGTATTAGTACTAGTTTTGGTCAAATTCAGGTTATCGAAACTATAAAGTTTACATTTATTCCTAATTATTCCGCGATGAAAAAATGTGACGGCTTACTTagattttttatgaataaatcaCAATTTAACTCACTAGTAGTGATATTGATAAATGATTTTCCAATTGTTATATGAGAcacaatttcataaaaaaaattagttacaAAATGACTGTCAACAAATCCAAactctattatttttattatctagCCCTCCTCTCTTGCACTGCTTCTTCTTCCCCCATCATCGTTGCCGTCTCTTCCCCCTCTTACACGCCGCAAttgtccccccccccccccaactgCTGCTGTCAAATCCTCCTCCTACACTGCTGCCGCTTTCATTAGCACCCTCCTTTttaatccgtcccacaagaatatgcattttcaatttttaaaactcTTCTTTCTAGTGGGATGgaaccattctccactaataatattttaattactttctctctacttctctcttactttaccaattttgcattaaaacatgtaccgaacccaaagtgcatattcttttgagacgaagggagtaataaaataaaaaaaatagaaccattacacaattaaaaaacCAAATAAAAATAGGAGTATTGTTTTTCTCTAACAAATACGGTGCTTCAATTATACTCTGCTTTAAAACTGGATAAATTTTGATTCAGTTTATCGTACAATTtaacaattttattatttttatctgaTAAGCATAAAAGCAAATATGCAATCGACAAGAATGACCATGCGCATTAAATACAACCTGACTTTACAAAATGGAATACAGTTTTTTCAAGGATGTGCAAATATTATGCCTAACATAATCTATTCAAATGACTTTGAATTTAATGGCAGCAGTTGACATTTTCTTCTTAACATTTCAACCTTAATAAATAATGCTGAGTCAACGAGATTCGAGAATCAAAAGATAAATTCACAAGATGTGTACACAGGCATATGGTGTCGTATATATAAAACACGATACTGAATTTCTCCTTAAAACACTTTTGTTTTGCTCCAACAATATGATTCATCCATGAATATATTTTCACGAGAATTTCTATTAGTTGATCGCACGTCGTATATGCAAATGGAGGAAGGATATTTTTTCCAATAACCTACGTTTTTACTTATCAGAATGTATAAAGTTAATATTTAAGTTACATGATCATTGCATTCACATGTCAAAAATGAAGATGATAACATACTTAAACCGTAAAAAATCAGACAAAATGGTTCAAAAAATGATTATATCGAGCAACCATTCAAGTACAAGATGCATTGCAGAAAGCATATCCAGTAAAATCAGAGATCACAGATGAGTTTGATACTTAATCCACTCTGTCTATTAAAGAAAGAAGTTTCAAGCCCATCCAAAGAAAAAAGACCAAATAAGAATGCAACTCAAAGAATGCTCATGTCATAAAACTTGAGTAATATGGATGTAAGATATGCAACAAAGACAGTATTACAAAGTGAATGTTGGATGTGATCTACTTGGTATGCACACGTGCATCAAAAACAACAAATATATGTACTGATGCACTTAAGATCTCCGTGAAAGAGATTAGAAATGCAGTTGTTGGAAAAAATGACAGAATTAGCAGGCTTTTTTTTAACTGTACCAGCCACTAACTTACTTCATGAGATGTATTGTATAATTACAAGCGTTGGTATAGCAAGCAAAAAAGGGCTTACAGATTAGTTGTGCACCCTTGAATGCTTTTTGTCAGGCAATTTTCTAGTATAAAGTCCCGAGAAGGTTTCCAACAACTTCCCACCAATTCAATCTATCCTGATAGATAGCAACCTCTCAGTTGGAGCATATTAAAGCCCATACTCCTCGCAAATGTATAACCTGAAAAATCTGGTAGACAAGTAACTAGCTTTAAACTGGTTGTTTAAGATTAAGACATGAACAGTTGTGAAGAGTTTCTGTGTATGCATGCTCAACATACttgtatttttttaactaaatgggatgtgaaaatgttcaAAACTTATGGCAGGCCAAATATGAAGAGAACTAAAACTGCCATTTAACTGCACACCAATTAGCCGTTTGGCTTTCAAGAAAGGGACAAGATATTTCGGAAACAGAAACGAGATCAAAATCCATTTATTTGTAAGGACATTGGACAGTAATATTCAATTTCCAGGATTCATATAAATACTCTTCGGATTTGCAAGTACAGTACACACGAGCCAGCTAACAAGATCAATATGTATGCTTAGTTCATCAAATCCACTTATTTTGCCTGTAACTTAAGTAAATCTTCTTCTATGATACCATAAATTTTCAGCTGATGATGTGGCTAAAAACTATAGTGCTTACTCCAGCAACAATAGTTCTCTATCCTTTGCCCATTCGAGAATTTTCCAGGATGATGCATGCATCTTTCTGTGCTGTTGGATTTCAATCAATTTAAACATACTTCCATTTGCCAGACTTCAAACGACACGATAGTCTGCATGGGTACTGTATTAATTTTGGTATCATGTGCTGAAATAAAAGCTAGTTTATGCAATTCAgcatcctctctctctctctctctctctctctctctctctctctctctctctctctctccacagTAGCAGTTCAACAAGAGATCTTTTCTTAACCAAATACTCCAGTAATTAGTTATATTAGATAAGTAGTCCCAGCAAATAAATTATTCTTACATACTAGTGTAAAGATGATGTTGTCCCATTTAATAGATAACATGAGCTAAGAAAATGTACAAAAGCTTACCACAAAATTTGAGTCGGAATACGTCTATGCTGGCCTCCAGTTGACGGAAGACATGTTCGGTCTAGGCAGCATCATGGGAACACCATGaactaaaaaaatcaaattatactAACATAACATACAGAATCATTGTAACCACAAGTAAAAGTGATAACAAATAAAAGTAATGTTGTATGCAGAAAAAAGATCACCTGGCATTTGACCAGACGAAGGTAGACTATTTGGGGCAGAGTGCTGATAATTTATGGTACTAGAAGGAGGCCTTTCATGGTAACCTTCAAGACATGACACCTTATTAATGTTTATAGAACGTGTTCTCACCACCACTAAGTTCTTGTGCTACATAGCATCAGAACCAAGGATCCAACCCTTTTCTTATTGAATGGGTAAGCATTGTGATGCCCTCATGCATGACGTATATATGCATTTTCCACaaaattttattcattcatttatttattaatgttattattatcattatcatcatcatttatttatttattgtggggggggggggattgTGATCTGTGGCATGCAACAGGAACAAGCAAGTGCTTCTGAAATCCATATCGAGACAGTTCACTACAAAAACCCCCATGGTGTGTGTACACACCAACCGGTGGTCAGGAAATTCAGGGAAGGGGACTACGATATTGGGAGGGAAGGAGCATTCCTAAAACATTCTATATATTTACAGTATCAAACACCTACCCAGCGCAGTTGACCAATGACCACACACAACGCATATCATGCACCTGGTTCTCACTTGGGATTCGAATTAGCCACCAGCAACAGACAGCATGTATATTTTAACAGCAATGcttgaataataaaatactgGCTGAACTGGTTTAAAAGCCGAGACTAGTACTTTATTTTATACAGAAACCATCTACGTTATGTTTCACTAAGCAAGTTATACAAGAAGCATCAGTGAAGACATAAtaattatactccataaaatacTTCAAAATACGCATAAGAGCACATAAAGAAATCCTAACTAAAAACAGTTGATTTGGCATTAGAAACAACAATAGTAATAAATCGCACCTTCTTGGGAATAAGATGGACCTGAACATGACCTTCCTCCTGGCATCCACCCACCACGAGGATGATCCACAATGAAGTCATTTCCTTGCTTCCGCCATTGCTCATCAGCTATATATCTCCTTGGATTATCGGCAAAGTTTGGTAATGAATAAGAGGGGTACTGAGGTTGTTGAGCTGAGTTTGGATAGGGGAAATGGTTAGGTGGTCGTTGAGATGGGAGTTCAGGATGCACAGGCCTTTGTGCGAAAGGCACACTACCAGGCAGATACTGCTGCCTATGCTGTGAATCTTGGGGATTCATATAAGTATCATCCTCTCCATATTCCACATGCCTAGACGAATTATAGCCAACATGTTCTCGTGCATTGCTGATCCCAGAAGGAGGAAAACAAGATGATTGTTGTGGTGGTACTTCCCCTCTAACAGATGCATCCATAtgagacccatgaatagtaGAAACCACATTGGTCTGTTGATTTCCCTAAAATCCACAAGTTGATCCTTCATATTCAAAATGAAAACAATGGTCTACAGACAAACTCACATACATTTGGACTAGTAAAGCTAGAAGACTTACAGTGGGTGTGGCACTAACTTCACGTGGTAAAGGATGAGGTCGATAAGATGATCGTGGAGAAAGTGGCAGTGATTGAAGTGGAGTCTTGTTGTGGGAAACCAGTGAAGGCTGAGATGGAAATAATTGCTGGGAAATTAGTGGCACAGGACCCAGAAGGGGCGGAGGACCAAAAGGTGGAGGATGAGGTCCAAGAGGTGGTGGAGGATGAAGATGTGGGGGAGGTCCAACTGGTGGAGAAGGACCGGCAGGTCTCAGTGGAGGGCCAGTAGGAGAAGGATCAGCAGGTCTTAGTGGAGGTCCAACAGGCGGAGTTGGACCCGCTTGTGGTGCAGGACCAACAGGTGGCTGAGGTGGTTCAACAGGTGGTTGTGGGAAAGGATGTTGGACTATGGTGGGTGGTGGAGGTGGGGGAGAATATGGAAGTtcaggtggaggtggaggtggaggtggtgaAGATGGCAATGGTGGAGTCATAGGTGGAGATCCAGGTGGTAATGGAGGAGACCCATCTGGAGAAGGAAGCCACTCGGAGGAGGTGTTTGAAGAAGATTCACGGCCACTATCTGGTTTGAGATCCAATGAAGCGAGCTCAATAGTGTCATTAGTCATCGTCGGTCTCTCATCCTTTTGGTGTCCAGAAACATCTTCCATTTCAAGCTCACCGTCAACTTCCTCCAATATGCAATGGCGCCTATCACTAGGAGTAACAGAATGGTTCTCATGATCTCTGCCTGTAGCAGGTGCATCCTTGGAAGGTGATGCACCATCATCTTTCAGGTGTAAACTCGTATCAGAAGCAtcctcatcttcctcttcttcgaACACACTTGCTGACAGAAATCCAGGTAACTGAAACATAGCATTGCTGAAACCAACACAAAACACAAGATGCAGGCATATGAGATCTATGAAAATATAAAGTTCGCAAAGTATGAGATGTAGACTAACCCATTCAGATCCTGTTATACAGATTTCAAATCAGATATTGTTATCACAGTAATCAGGTTATACATTGGaggtttaaatttaagtttccAACTCAAGTCACAAGTTAAATAAGTAATACAGTAACTTATACGAGTTTTGCAGACAATGTCAGAATAGTTGTCAAAGTATCACAGGGTAAAACagcaaaacaaaaaataagagaaaaatctacattctactttttctttaaatttttagtgTATTAAATGTTGGGCAAACCATGAATTGTTCCATGTTGAAGACTATGAAGTAAGAAGCCTAATGTTGCACAACAGTGTAAAATGACGTATTAACCAGAGTCCTGAATGAAAGCAGTTTATAAAACATGCCTAGCTAGTAACACTAAATCATCACAACATTCAATTAGTGCTTAGGGCATGTGCTTAAGAGTCGGGAAATGCCAAAGATACTTATAATCTGTATAATAATCATGACATGATAGAAAAACAAttagaaaacaaaaacaaaacattacTTAAAAGAGCAACTAGTAATTTCTAGACCTTCCATATTCATCAACAACCATGCCTTCCATTTCTctaataggatcatcaatagaTCGTTCAGCTCGGGAAGGGCGTCTTAGTGGGATTGATGTATCATCATTTACCACTCCAAAGTCATCCATGTAGCGACGAAGAATGGATTCTGGCAAGATTTTCCTCTCGAGCCACAAACGCAAGACCTGAAAGAGGATACTCAGTACTTTGTAACAAAGTCTGACGACTCACTTTTAGTTACAGTATAGTCACCTTCCGACACTGACGACGATTTTCCTGAGCACCAGCACCAGCAGGAGCAGCAGCTCCAACGAGGCGGGGCAACGCAGCTTGAACAGTAGAGACATATGAGACCCCTGCATTTCATGAAGAAGATTTAGTCGAAGACAGGTTCATCACAAAGAAACCCATCGGGATGGTGATGAGTGTGATGTAAAGCAAAAGCGGCTGCATAACTTTATTTTGATGTATGGCTGGAGCAGGGTAAGTTGGGGAATAAGAAGACAATGGGAATAAAGATAGACAAGATATTTTAGAGGGCATCATTGTAAAGAAATGATCCAAGTTCCAAACCCCGGTTAAAGTATCCACATACTAAACaattcatttctctttttggtcCCCTGCGTCTGTGTACTAGTCAGAGTATTCTGTGTGAACAGTTTAATTTTGAACTTCCTGTACCTCTTTGGGTGTGAGAGCATTGGGTTATTGAGTCAACAAGGAAAAACAGATCCACTCTGCGATGTAAACTTGGTTCATTTTCTAACTTCTGTATAAGAAGTTCCACAACCTGCATGAGAATCAAATTTCAGAATTTCTATTTCCAAGGAATATATAACAAGTAAATTAATGATGTAGAAAAGGCAAACATGAACATTTAGTAACTAAGCACAAGTCAAAGGCAAAGTACCTAAAATCAAGATTACCCAACTTAAATTGTCTAATAGGAGGGAAAACATCTATGTTCAACTACAGATTTTAAATACATTGGTGGCTGTTTCATATGgattttaaatacataaaatccTATTTTAAACTAACTTTTTAGTGAATTTGGCGCGGATTGGAATCTTCTTTAAAGCtgagtgaatttttttaatctatttataTCAAATCCTTCAATCCGGACACAACCTAAAAAGAATAACCATGACGAACTAGAAATCCTAATTTACAGtacggaaaaaggaaaaaaggagTCAGCTAACTATAGTAATTAAGTCTTCCATCAGATTTCAGAACTCCTAAGACAAATTATTCTATACCATACCCTTTTAATTGGAATGAAACGAACATGTGCCAGTTAGCTACCTCATTGGCGAGTCCGTACTTTGCACAATCAATTGCCAGTCTAGTTGCACGTGCAATACTCTCTTTGGTCCTTGATAGTGTCTCTATCATCCCTTCAAAGGTATCACGAGCAACAGCTGCCTCAGTACCCCCACTTAGAGAGCTCCCAGTGCCTGGATGACCAGAGCTTACCCTCCTCtcctcaagctcatcattctcATGTTGATGACTAGATTGGACTTGATGAAGATTGGCGGAAGGAGAAATCGGATGTGCTCCTAAAATATCCAGTTGGAGTGTATTCCTTGCTTCATACACCAAAGCAGCAGGTGCAGGACTAGGTCCCCGTCCAGCCATCTCAATGTCAGgaatagaaaaaagaaaagggtTTCCATGGGTATTTTGAAAGTGTGTCTGTTTCTTTCTCGCCTGAGCAGCAGCAATAAGATTTTTCATTGACATGACGGAGTCGGATGTTATTGAGTCAAATGTGTGACTTGTTTTGCGGTCTTTGCTAGCATTCAGCCTGAGCAATGGAAAATAAAGcttaagaaagaaagaaacacaAATACTAGTCCCCATAATATCAAGCGTTTTTCATTACCTTTCTTTAATTGACGTGATGTTTTCCTTTGAAGCCCCAACCACAGAGTCATTGATCCGGGAACCTGATTTCAGAGTAGTATACTTTCTCTCTCCAGAAGAAGGTTGCTTGCTTCTTTCACTTAGCAATTGATTAGGAAATAAGTTTGACCTATCAGACGATGCTGCATTCTTGTTGTCTCCTGCTGAAGTTTTTTTCCTAAAATCACTACTAGGTGCCTTGTTGGGTTGCTTGCTTTCCAGTTCTCCTGACACTCTCCCACCACCAACAGATTGGAGGGGGCTTTTAGGAGAAACTGAAACTGGTTTAACCTCCATTGGGGCTAATTTCTCAGAGTTCATCTGCTGTGGACTAGGAGATACATGTGCTGATGAATCTCCCGTCCTCTTCTCCATACCCTGTTGAGCAGCTGGAGATAGCAGCTTCTTCATCACTCCATTATACTGTACCTGATCTTTTAACCCATTTTCAACTTCAACtgaatttcttaaaacttggaGATCATGGACAAATTTCTCACCATGTGTTACAGATTTCTTTTTTGTATCTGATAGGCGTGGTACAGACACCTTACTAGTAGTTCCTCCGTGAACTGGAGTTTTAGGcaactcatcatcatcatcatcatatatGCGGACAGATCTACGCTTCATCGGTAACTGCACAACTGGAGATATGACTTCGCTAGAAAGTACTTTGTCAGTCTTGTCTGATACAAAAGTTTCCAATCTATTTTCAGATAACAAGGCAGATGCACACATTGTTTCCAGTTCCTGGCGATGGCGCTTTATTGGGGGGAGATCATTGTCAGATTCAGAGTTACTAATAATTGGAGGTCTAATGGACTGGAAGACATCAGCCTTCCCGACTGATGTAAACCTTTTAGGCTCTTTGCTAGGCATTTTGTCATCAAGAACATTAGGACCACTAGAATCAGCAATTTTTGAGATTTTGGCAGGAGATGATACTTCATTTGTATGAGACCCTTTCTTTTCATTGCcatgctggaccttcatcttttTCCAGGTAATAGCATCACTATGTGACTCAAAATTTACTTTAGCATCCTGTTGACCATCATGTACTGCCTCAGATTGCCTTTTTTCTTTCACCGACAGCTTTTCCTTCTTCTGACTAATAATATCTAATCGTAATTTTCGGATATCAGGTGATGAAAGTTTCATGCCCTCACCTGAAACAAATTTTCTTCTCATCGCATCTCCTTTATGATCATGAGAAACAGCTGATCCACCACTTCTATGTACTGCACCCGGAGATTTTTTCTTTGACCCCATAGCCAGCTTTGGTCTGTGTCCATTTGTCAATTTTTTCTGGCTACCATCAGTTGATCTGCCTTTTACTCTTTTATCAAGAGGATCTTCCTTCTTAAGAAAATGGTGTGAAGGGCTAGAAACTGATAGTGAATCCTTTGAAGCATTGTTGTTTGAAGAGATCTTATTGCTCTTCCGCAAAGATACAGGAGCGGACAACCTACGATTCACATCGTCAGACAAATAAGGCTTTACATCTTGACATTCCACCGCATCTTGCTTGTGCGGACAATGCTCTAAGCCAGAGCCCGGATCATCATACTCTTTAGTCTCCAACTTGCATTCTGGCGCAATCCCATTGTTTTGACTAATATCCAATGCCTCTTCTACCATTGGATCAACAGAATGTGCCTCAGGTGGATGAGTTTGTATGCTGTTATCATCTCCAACATCACTTCTTTTTTGCTGCAACTCTTCAAATTCTTCACATATTTCCTTCACCGCTTGAGCAAAGTATTTAACAGTCTTACCCTGGCATCGAGCTGACAATTTATTTTTCGCTTCATTGGTGAATATTTGGATATCCACAGGAGCAACAAAAGCTCTATTGCCGgagaaaaacaaggaaaaaatttaaaattaaactattttAGAAAACCATTTTTGTTATTCCCTATCCAGTATGccaaaaaaatacaattaagaGCAAAACTGAATGAACGAAGAAATAGCATTATATGATATCCCTTCAAAAAATGGGTAAAATCCCTTTGGCCTTTCTTGAGTGTTCTGCTGCGAATTTTTAAGTCTAGTAAATGTCTTCACGAGACACATATCAGAGCATATCAGATCACATTTAAGTCCAAGTGATGAAGTGAACATGCAAACCACACCCATAATTCCATACATATTATTGCAATAACTCAGGAACTTTCCCCATCGAAGATAATTAACCATCAGTACCAACTTTCTTATAATGAGATGCTTCCACATCCGCATTAATGAATTCAAAAACCCAGTTATGCGTTCCTTCATGAACATATTTTGGGTTTCTAGTCACAAACACAATAAATTATCCAAAAGTAAAAGGAGCATGTGAAAGCAAATTACTTAGATCCTGCTTTCTTTTATCAGATAGAAGATGATTATTAGTAGTAGTTTTGTACCCTCATCTTAATCATTAACTAATTTGGCTTTAATGTTTTTCAACGAATCTGTACCATGTTCTAAAGATAATTAGTAGTTCCATGAGACATTGACTTTAAATCAATTGTTTCCTGCGAGTGATACAGCAAGTAGATATACAAACACAACGCAGTAAATTAATAGATTAGTGCAAAACGTAAATTTTGTACATCCTACATAAAAGTGGGCCGCCAATATAAAGTAATTTTATTAGGTACATGAGACTTTCCAACAGTGTAAAAGAGCACACGGTACTTTCAATAATTCTCTAATTTACTTGCAAGGTAGACTTAATATCATATGAAAGCTGAGTTTCTAGTTTCTACAAGCGCACTGTCTAATTCTATGCATCTGTCATCTTTTGAAGTACTACGTATACACTTTAAAATACTAAGATAACTATAGGAGTCTACTAAAAATTTAGTGATACTGATGTTAACAGAAATTCAGCAATATGAGAGATGTGCCAATACAAAGTGTCATGAGTACAATTTCTTATGTGACATTTATGCACCTGCGGCCTGCCAAGTAAAAGACCTACTTCCAGTACATAAAGCAAAAGTTTTCCAACTTCATGCTTACAAAAGTTTATCAAGTTAGGATGGGAAGCCATTTCAAGCATGAAGCAAGGAGATAGGAGCTAACCTGTTActcttcatattttattattattattgttttacttttttgtcGTCTATGGTGAAATTGAAAAGAATAGACAATTGTATTTTTCAAAGCACCATAACAACACAAAAGGGTTTCAGGAACTTTGTACTCCCCTCAAGTAGTAACAGCTTTCTTTATGTTCTTAGCAGGCTAAGAAAGGCTCTGAGCACATATAACTAACGCCAACCAAGTCCCTTTACCACTAGTACAAGTAAGTGAAAACATAGAGAGGAAGTACTCACATTTCTGCTGTACCAAAGAACTGGACAAAGCACTTTTTAGGATCGGGAGCACGCTGCCAGTCTTCAGGTCGGCTGATCTGAACTTTGAAGCTCATCAGTGAACAATTCACATAAGGTAAAACAGAATTAATAAGGAACAGGCACAATTACCATCATTTAGCCAAGTTAAGCTAACCAAGGCACAACAAAGAATGGAAAAGCAAGATAAGCAGCACCAAATTCAGATATCGTAACTGCCAATATTAATATTGATGTTTTGTTTGCCTTTAACCAAATCTGTAAGGAAACTAATAAAACCTTGACACTAGTATACTAATACATGTGGCTTTGGAACTAAATATGTAAAGACACATATGCGCCTGCTCAGCAAATAAATACATGAAAATAGCATATCCATGACAATTGATCATAATTGACCGAAATCCCAAAGACCTACATATGAGCAACATCGGATTCATCGTGTACTAAGAGTTCAAGATGTCAGATTCTCGAAATAATAATCCCTAATCTCCCTCGGAAAGGCTAGTTTCAATCAAACTTAGCAACTAAATGCAACTCCAGAGAGTGAAGACTAAGCCAATGGCAACCAAACAAATTGAGATTCcaatagaagaaaaattgaaTACTCGCGGTAGCCGATAACTACTCCGCGACAAATGAAGCGAAAGCGGGCGAAGAAAACAAATCAAGCAAAGCAACAAAGTGAACAAGAATGTACCTTGGCAGGCCAAGCGGGGAAACCCTTAACTTTGGCGAGGACGAGATCGCCCAAACCCAAGTCGTTCTTCGACTTAACCCCCTTGGCTCCGCGCCTGCGCCCCGGAGCCATGACCCTCCAATTCCAACTTATTTCGCCCCTATGGTTGAGCAAGCAATTAACGGCGGAACAATCGGAAGAACCCTAGCGAAAATAACAGATGTCAGGGGGCAGCAGGCCCCCAAAAA is a window of Salvia splendens isolate huo1 chromosome 3, SspV2, whole genome shotgun sequence DNA encoding:
- the LOC121794598 gene encoding ENHANCER OF AG-4 protein 2-like isoform X2, with product MAPGRRRGAKGVKSKNDLGLGDLVLAKVKGFPAWPAKISRPEDWQRAPDPKKCFVQFFGTAEIAFVAPVDIQIFTNEAKNKLSARCQGKTVKYFAQAVKEICEEFEELQQKRSDVGDDNSIQTHPPEAHSVDPMVEEALDISQNNGIAPECKLETKEYDDPGSGLEHCPHKQDAVECQDVKPYLSDDVNRRLSAPVSLRKSNKISSNNNASKDSLSVSSPSHHFLKKEDPLDKRVKGRSTDGSQKKLTNGHRPKLAMGSKKKSPGAVHRSGGSAVSHDHKGDAMRRKFVSGEGMKLSSPDIRKLRLDIISQKKEKLSVKEKRQSEAVHDGQQDAKVNFESHSDAITWKKMKVQHGNEKKGSHTNEVSSPAKISKIADSSGPNVLDDKMPSKEPKRFTSVGKADVFQSIRPPIISNSESDNDLPPIKRHRQELETMCASALLSENRLETFVSDKTDKVLSSEVISPVVQLPMKRRSVRIYDDDDDELPKTPVHGGTTSKVSVPRLSDTKKKSVTHGEKFVHDLQVLRNSVEVENGLKDQVQYNGVMKKLLSPAAQQGMEKRTGDSSAHVSPSPQQMNSEKLAPMEVKPVSVSPKSPLQSVGGGRVSGELESKQPNKAPSSDFRKKTSAGDNKNAASSDRSNLFPNQLLSERSKQPSSGERKYTTLKSGSRINDSVVGASKENITSIKERLNASKDRKTSHTFDSITSDSVMSMKNLIAAAQARKKQTHFQNTHGNPFLFSIPDIEMAGRGPSPAPAALVYEARNTLQLDILGAHPISPSANLHQVQSSHQHENDELEERRVSSGHPGTGSSLSGGTEAAVARDTFEGMIETLSRTKESIARATRLAIDCAKYGLANEVVELLIQKLENEPSLHRRVDLFFLVDSITQCSHTQRGVSYVSTVQAALPRLVGAAAPAGAGAQENRRQCRKVLRLWLERKILPESILRRYMDDFGVVNDDTSIPLRRPSRAERSIDDPIREMEGMVVDEYGSNAMFQLPGFLSASVFEEEEDEDASDTSLHLKDDGASPSKDAPATGRDHENHSVTPSDRRHCILEEVDGELEMEDVSGHQKDERPTMTNDTIELASLDLKPDSGRESSSNTSSEWLPSPDGSPPLPPGSPPMTPPLPSSPPPPPPPPELPYSPPPPPPTIVQHPFPQPPVEPPQPPVGPAPQAGPTPPVGPPLRPADPSPTGPPLRPAGPSPPVGPPPHLHPPPPLGPHPPPFGPPPLLGPVPLISQQLFPSQPSLVSHNKTPLQSLPLSPRSSYRPHPLPREVSATPTGNQQTNVVSTIHGSHMDASVRGEVPPQQSSCFPPSGISNAREHVGYNSSRHVEYGEDDTYMNPQDSQHRQQYLPGSVPFAQRPVHPELPSQRPPNHFPYPNSAQQPQYPSYSLPNFADNPRRYIADEQWRKQGNDFIVDHPRGGWMPGGRSCSGPSYSQEGYHERPPSSTINYQHSAPNSLPSSGQMPGYTFARSMGFNMLQLRGCYLSG